One Mesorhizobium sp. L-2-11 genomic region harbors:
- a CDS encoding SctD/MshK family protein gives MNDAVSLDFEVLSGLYCGLTGKTALETSLIGCGLDADMIFVEQGLAPHHFRITLLGNSIEVEALAAGLSIKGKRNIAAGECVVVPLPVVVLAGEMSILWSVQDEVTSGPIGIPRLSMRVLATVIVSSLAVGMLSAFFSYNGDGGASRPNSPSADHESKRTNHRADDQIAEAAAKELQEEVDRAGLLNVKVGSAKDTVTAEGTVTSESVISWRKLQQWFDHRTKGALTLVNGVLIKDEKAPSAIAVEAVWRGPQPYLVIGGEKYFVGAVLDDGWTVDRIEDGRVLLSRNGRLAALPY, from the coding sequence TTGAATGACGCCGTTTCTCTTGATTTCGAAGTTCTGTCGGGGCTCTATTGCGGGCTGACGGGTAAGACTGCTCTCGAAACGAGCTTAATCGGCTGCGGCTTAGACGCCGATATGATCTTCGTCGAGCAAGGATTGGCACCGCATCATTTTCGTATAACGCTCCTTGGCAACTCGATCGAGGTCGAGGCGCTTGCGGCCGGACTCAGCATCAAGGGTAAGCGGAATATCGCCGCGGGCGAGTGCGTTGTGGTGCCACTTCCTGTCGTCGTTCTCGCAGGCGAGATGTCCATTCTCTGGTCCGTGCAGGATGAAGTGACAAGTGGTCCGATAGGCATACCACGCCTCTCGATGCGTGTTCTGGCCACGGTGATAGTCAGCTCTCTAGCGGTCGGTATGCTCTCAGCCTTTTTTTCCTATAATGGGGACGGTGGTGCATCGAGACCCAATTCACCCAGTGCCGATCATGAGTCGAAGCGGACCAACCACCGCGCCGACGACCAGATTGCGGAGGCAGCGGCTAAAGAGCTGCAGGAGGAAGTCGATAGAGCGGGCCTACTCAATGTTAAGGTCGGCTCGGCAAAGGACACTGTGACGGCGGAGGGTACCGTCACGTCTGAATCGGTCATCAGTTGGCGGAAGCTCCAGCAGTGGTTCGATCATCGCACCAAGGGCGCCCTGACACTGGTCAATGGAGTGCTCATAAAAGACGAAAAGGCGCCATCCGCAATCGCAGTTGAAGCCGTTTGGCGTGGCCCGCAACCGTATCTTGTCATAGGTGGTGAGAAGTATTTTGTTGGCGCCGTTCTGGATGATGGATGGACGGTCGACAGGATCGAGGACGGTCGTGTGCTGCTGAGCCGTAATGGCCGCCTTGCTGCTCTCCCGTATTAG
- a CDS encoding EscU/YscU/HrcU family type III secretion system export apparatus switch protein, with amino-acid sequence MSDSSEEKTHAATPKKLNDARKKGQLPHSSDFVRAVGTCAGLGYLWLRGSAIEDKCREALLFVDKLQNLPFDFAVRQALVVLAELTLATVGPLLGTLVAAVLLASILANGGFVFSLEPMTPNFDKINPFQGLKRLASARSMVELGKTLFKVFVLGATFSFCLLGMWKTMVYLPFCGMGCLGLVVTGAKLLIGIGAGALLAAGLIDLLVQRALFLREMRMTKTEVTRELKDQQGAPELKSERRRIRDESADEPPLGVHHATLIFKGTAILIGLRYVRGETGVPVLVCRADGERASHLLSEARALRLEIVDNDVLAHQLIGKTQLGRPIPMQYFEPVARALFAAGLA; translated from the coding sequence ATGAGCGACTCGAGCGAAGAGAAGACACACGCCGCCACCCCCAAAAAGCTAAACGATGCACGCAAAAAAGGGCAGCTGCCACATAGCTCCGATTTCGTTCGCGCGGTCGGCACTTGCGCTGGTCTCGGATACCTTTGGCTAAGAGGCAGCGCGATCGAAGACAAATGCCGCGAAGCGCTACTATTTGTCGACAAGCTGCAGAACCTGCCATTTGACTTCGCGGTCCGGCAGGCGCTGGTTGTGCTTGCCGAACTCACCTTGGCAACTGTTGGCCCGCTGCTTGGAACGCTTGTCGCGGCGGTGCTTTTGGCAAGCATATTAGCCAATGGTGGATTTGTTTTCTCTCTCGAGCCAATGACGCCCAACTTCGATAAAATTAATCCTTTTCAAGGGCTGAAGCGCTTGGCGTCTGCGCGTTCGATGGTCGAACTCGGGAAGACGCTGTTTAAAGTATTCGTTCTCGGCGCAACCTTTTCCTTTTGCCTTCTCGGCATGTGGAAGACGATGGTCTATCTGCCGTTCTGCGGCATGGGCTGTTTGGGCCTTGTCGTTACGGGGGCAAAACTGCTGATCGGAATTGGCGCCGGCGCACTTCTGGCCGCTGGCCTGATCGATCTCCTGGTGCAGCGTGCGTTGTTTCTGCGCGAAATGAGGATGACCAAGACTGAAGTCACGCGCGAGCTGAAGGATCAGCAAGGGGCGCCAGAGTTGAAGAGTGAACGACGTCGCATTCGTGACGAGTCAGCTGACGAACCTCCCCTCGGTGTGCATCACGCCACGCTGATCTTCAAAGGAACGGCGATACTGATCGGTCTGCGTTACGTCCGCGGTGAAACCGGGGTGCCCGTCCTGGTTTGCCGCGCCGATGGCGAGCGGGCTTCACACCTGCTTAGCGAGGCGCGAGCGCTACGTCTTGAAATTGTCGACAACGATGTCCTAGCGCATCAGCTCATCGGCAAAACGCAACTGGGCAGACCCATTCCCATGCAATATTTCGAGCCCGTGGCGAGAGCACTCTTCGCCGCAGGATTGGCCTAG
- the sctT gene encoding type III secretion system export apparatus subunit SctT codes for MYASPAEIQILMHTAIELVVAAGLGAARAIGIMMILPVFTRSQTDGLIRGCLAVGFGLPCLAHVSDALQALDPETRLIEVALLGLKEVLVGALLGTFLGIPLWGLQAAGEFIDNQRGVTNPSAPTDPATNSQASAMGVFLGITAIAIFVASGGLETLIGALYGSYLIWPVYKFYPTLSTQGAMEVLGLLDQIMRTALLVSGPVVFFMTLIDVSFMLLRRFAPQFKLTQMSPAIKNLVFPILMVTYAGYLVEGMKLEITQANGALEWFDRLLK; via the coding sequence ATGTATGCGTCACCGGCCGAGATTCAGATCCTCATGCATACGGCTATCGAACTCGTCGTAGCAGCCGGTCTTGGCGCAGCGCGCGCGATAGGCATTATGATGATCCTACCGGTATTTACACGTTCTCAGACCGATGGCCTGATCCGCGGCTGCCTGGCTGTCGGCTTCGGATTACCATGTCTGGCACATGTCAGCGACGCGTTGCAGGCGCTGGATCCTGAAACACGTCTGATTGAGGTAGCTCTGCTCGGATTGAAGGAAGTTCTTGTCGGCGCACTACTTGGCACCTTCCTTGGCATTCCCTTATGGGGACTTCAGGCGGCCGGTGAGTTTATCGACAACCAACGCGGCGTCACCAACCCGTCCGCCCCGACCGACCCCGCGACGAATAGTCAGGCTTCCGCCATGGGAGTCTTTCTCGGGATCACTGCGATTGCCATCTTCGTCGCATCAGGGGGGCTGGAAACGTTGATCGGCGCCCTTTATGGCAGCTATTTGATCTGGCCCGTGTATAAGTTTTATCCTACATTGAGCACGCAAGGAGCAATGGAGGTGTTAGGGCTCCTCGACCAGATTATGCGCACGGCGTTATTGGTGTCAGGGCCCGTCGTGTTCTTTATGACGCTGATTGATGTATCCTTTATGCTACTGCGTCGCTTTGCGCCGCAATTCAAATTGACCCAAATGTCCCCGGCGATCAAGAATCTTGTCTTTCCGATTCTCATGGTTACATACGCTGGCTATCTCGTAGAGGGTATGAAACTGGAGATCACACAAGCGAATGGCGCGCTCGAGTGGTTCGATAGATTGCTGAAATGA
- a CDS encoding EscS/YscS/HrcS family type III secretion system export apparatus protein: MSQSLVVFMIWILPPLIASVVVGLVIGIIQAATQIQDESLPLTVKLLVVVAVIGLFAPVLSAPLIELTDQIFTEFPAMTLSY; the protein is encoded by the coding sequence ATGAGCCAATCGTTGGTGGTATTCATGATCTGGATTCTGCCGCCGCTCATTGCATCGGTGGTCGTTGGCTTGGTCATTGGCATCATCCAGGCGGCAACACAGATCCAGGATGAAAGTTTGCCACTAACCGTCAAGCTTCTGGTTGTTGTCGCGGTTATTGGTTTGTTTGCTCCTGTGCTGAGCGCCCCGCTGATAGAGCTAACCGACCAGATCTTTACCGAGTTTCCCGCCATGACACTTAGCTACTAG
- the sctR gene encoding type III secretion system export apparatus subunit SctR: protein MTELQPPILALLAVTAGLGLLVLVVVTTTAFVKVSVVLFLVRNALGTQTIPPNIALYAVALILTMFLSAPVVEQTYDRMTDPKLHYQTFDDWVSAAKSGSEPLRDHLKKFTNEEQRQFFLSSTEKVWPAEMRAKATVDDLSILVPSFLISELKRAFEIGFLLYLPFIVIDLIVTTILMAMGMSMVSPTLISVPFKLFVFVAIDGWSKLMHGLVLSYTIPGG, encoded by the coding sequence ATGACTGAGCTCCAGCCGCCAATCCTGGCGCTTCTCGCAGTTACCGCCGGACTGGGTCTGCTGGTTTTAGTGGTCGTCACGACCACGGCCTTTGTAAAGGTATCGGTTGTTCTTTTCCTCGTGCGCAATGCGCTCGGGACTCAGACGATACCACCTAACATAGCGCTGTACGCTGTCGCATTGATCCTCACCATGTTTCTTAGCGCGCCCGTTGTTGAACAGACCTATGATCGGATGACCGATCCGAAGCTACATTATCAGACGTTCGACGACTGGGTAAGCGCCGCCAAATCCGGGAGCGAGCCCCTGCGTGATCATCTTAAGAAGTTCACAAATGAGGAGCAGCGACAGTTTTTCCTCTCGTCTACCGAAAAAGTCTGGCCAGCGGAAATGCGTGCCAAAGCCACAGTTGATGATTTGTCCATTCTGGTTCCATCTTTTCTAATTTCAGAGCTAAAGCGCGCGTTTGAGATCGGATTTCTTCTTTATCTTCCTTTCATCGTTATTGATCTTATTGTGACGACAATTTTGATGGCGATGGGCATGTCTATGGTATCCCCGACGCTTATATCTGTCCCTTTCAAACTCTTCGTGTTCGTCGCTATTGATGGCTGGTCGAAATTGATGCACGGGCTTGTGTTGAGTTACACGATACCGGGAGGTTGA
- the sctQ gene encoding type III secretion system cytoplasmic ring protein SctQ, producing MQFLAAALVSPPLLEPALTLSHEVASWLNDTAASRGPFQTRINDVPLSVRVAGLVWQENFAAIPMLDCICRVGAETVVLSISRSLVEGLIATVQNGLTFPSEPTASLIVELALEPLIARLEYRTQLNVQLVRVFEAATLAPYLELDIDFGPVSGKGRLFLFSPLDGLVPSAFRALGELFGQLPRQPRGLLSDLPIVVAGEIGTLHVPAAILRKACAGDALLPDLAPFGRGEIALSLGQLWASADLEGDQLVLHGPFRPRSYSLENAHMTQLGSQLGPTEDLDDVEIMLVFECGRWPIPLGELRSAGEGHIFELGRPIQDPVDILANGQCIGRGDIVRIGDTLGIRLRGRLGCND from the coding sequence GTGCAGTTTTTGGCAGCCGCTTTGGTGAGCCCCCCTCTATTGGAACCAGCGCTGACACTGTCCCACGAGGTCGCCTCGTGGCTCAATGACACTGCGGCTTCGCGCGGACCGTTTCAGACCCGGATCAACGACGTGCCACTGTCGGTGCGTGTGGCAGGGCTTGTCTGGCAGGAGAATTTTGCCGCCATTCCAATGCTCGACTGCATTTGTAGGGTCGGAGCTGAGACGGTCGTGCTGTCGATATCGCGGTCGCTCGTAGAGGGGCTCATCGCAACAGTGCAGAATGGGCTGACTTTCCCTTCCGAGCCAACGGCTTCACTCATTGTTGAACTTGCACTTGAGCCACTTATTGCTCGACTGGAGTATAGGACTCAGCTGAACGTGCAGCTCGTGCGCGTGTTTGAAGCCGCGACACTGGCTCCTTATCTCGAACTGGATATCGACTTCGGCCCGGTCAGTGGCAAGGGTCGTCTGTTCCTGTTCTCGCCTCTCGATGGCTTGGTGCCATCTGCGTTTCGTGCTCTGGGCGAACTGTTTGGCCAGTTACCGCGACAGCCGCGCGGATTACTTTCAGACCTCCCGATCGTGGTTGCAGGAGAGATCGGCACGCTGCACGTTCCTGCGGCGATTCTTCGAAAAGCATGTGCCGGTGATGCTCTGTTGCCGGACCTGGCGCCGTTCGGCCGGGGCGAGATCGCCCTATCTTTGGGCCAGTTGTGGGCCAGCGCCGATCTTGAGGGCGACCAGCTAGTCCTGCACGGGCCTTTCCGCCCGCGTTCCTATTCTTTGGAGAATGCGCATATGACACAACTTGGATCGCAACTAGGGCCGACGGAGGATCTCGACGATGTCGAGATCATGCTTGTCTTTGAATGCGGTCGCTGGCCTATTCCTCTAGGGGAATTAAGAAGTGCCGGCGAAGGGCATATTTTCGAACTTGGACGGCCGATTCAGGATCCGGTCGATATACTTGCCAACGGTCAGTGTATCGGGCGTGGCGACATCGTGCGCATTGGAGATACGCTGGGCATCAGGCTCCGTGGCCGGTTGGGATGCAATGACTGA
- the sctN gene encoding type III secretion system ATPase SctN yields MTTQVSEHNHDDAICPVDPAISSLRATAKGIDTRVVRGRITRAVGTLVHAVLPDTRIGELCLLQDPRTGLSLEAEVIGLLDDGVLLTPIGDLVGLSSRAEVVATGRMREVPVGNDLLGRVIDSRCRPLDGKGQIETTETRPLHGRAPNPMTRRMIERPLPLGVRVLDGLLTCGEGQRIGIYGEPGGGKSTLLSQIVKGAAADVVIVALIGERGREVREFIERHLGEEGLRRAVVVVETSDRSAVERAQCAPMATALAEYFREQGLRVALMLDSLTRFCRAMREIGLAAGEPPTRRGFPPSVFSMLPGLLERAGMSERGSITAFYTVLVEGDGTGDPIAEESRGILDGHVVLSRAIAARSHFPAIDVLQSRSRVMDAVVSRTHRKAASFFRELLSRHAETEFLINVGEYKQGGDPLTDRAVESIDELREFLRQSEDEISGFEETVAWMSRLTA; encoded by the coding sequence CGCGTCGTGCGCGGCAGGATCACGCGGGCTGTCGGCACACTGGTCCATGCCGTCCTGCCAGACACTCGTATTGGAGAACTTTGCCTCCTACAGGACCCACGAACCGGACTGTCGCTGGAAGCTGAGGTGATCGGCCTGTTGGATGATGGCGTATTGCTGACGCCGATCGGCGACCTGGTCGGCCTCTCCAGCCGCGCGGAAGTCGTGGCCACTGGACGAATGCGTGAAGTACCCGTCGGCAACGATCTACTTGGCCGGGTGATTGACAGTCGCTGCCGTCCATTGGACGGCAAAGGCCAAATCGAGACCACAGAAACTCGGCCGCTGCACGGCAGAGCTCCAAATCCAATGACAAGGCGCATGATTGAACGGCCCTTGCCCCTTGGGGTGCGTGTTCTGGATGGTCTCCTGACGTGCGGCGAGGGCCAGCGGATCGGGATTTACGGCGAGCCAGGTGGTGGCAAGTCGACCTTATTGTCACAGATCGTAAAAGGTGCCGCCGCTGACGTTGTCATAGTCGCATTGATAGGCGAACGAGGACGTGAAGTTCGTGAATTCATCGAGAGGCATCTCGGGGAAGAGGGCCTTCGCCGTGCCGTCGTTGTTGTTGAAACGTCCGACCGCTCGGCTGTTGAGCGGGCGCAATGTGCTCCGATGGCGACAGCGCTCGCGGAATATTTTCGCGAACAAGGGCTACGCGTTGCTCTCATGCTGGACTCGCTGACACGCTTCTGCCGCGCCATGCGTGAAATAGGCCTTGCTGCGGGCGAGCCGCCGACGCGACGGGGCTTCCCTCCTTCCGTTTTCAGCATGCTGCCAGGCCTGCTTGAGCGCGCCGGCATGAGTGAGCGTGGCTCAATCACGGCGTTCTATACCGTGCTTGTAGAAGGCGATGGCACAGGGGATCCAATCGCTGAAGAGTCGCGCGGCATTCTCGATGGCCATGTCGTGCTCTCGCGCGCTATTGCGGCGCGATCGCATTTCCCCGCTATCGATGTACTACAGAGTCGCAGCCGCGTGATGGATGCGGTCGTTTCGCGGACACATCGCAAGGCGGCATCCTTCTTTCGTGAACTCCTTTCCCGGCATGCCGAGACCGAGTTCTTGATCAACGTCGGAGAATACAAGCAAGGCGGCGATCCCCTGACGGACCGGGCTGTCGAGTCAATAGACGAACTGAGGGAGTTTTTGCGCCAGAGCGAAGACGAGATCTCAGGGTTTGAGGAAACGGTCGCATGGATGTCGCGTCTGACCGCGTAA